Proteins from a single region of Pyrus communis chromosome 6, drPyrComm1.1, whole genome shotgun sequence:
- the LOC137736077 gene encoding 26S proteasome regulatory subunit RPN13-like, whose protein sequence is MVKKSMLKGLPQLDVRTDTVCAGCQYVCDVSGLAIFSLMFLAFVVHYSFMIYVMSSKAGILQEPNLGGEVSSNVTSSSGPVKFADLQRILSNIEPADRAVDPDEGVSLEDILKPELIMPLIETLPLEQGLGSYLPEGQWSPEDILELLQSPPFRQQMDSFAYVLRTGHIDLTRFGIDPSKYRFTVLSFLEALEDSVAKTSESEESRQDNTDLRSESCNRKDPMDESK, encoded by the exons ATGGTGAaaaagtcgatgcttaaggggcttcctcaactggacgtgcgaacagacacagtatgtgcaggatgccagtatg TGTGCGACGTATCTGGGCTTGCTATTTTCAGTTTGATGTTCTTGGCATTTGTAGTACATTACTCTTTTATGATTTATGTTATGTCTTCCAAAGCTGGAATCTTGCAGGAACCAAACTTGGGTGGGGAAGTAAGTAGCAATGTAACTTCTTCATCTGGCCCAGTGAAATTCGCAGATCTTCAAAGAATCTTAAGTAATATTGAGCCAGCAG ATAGGGCTGTGGATCCAGATGAAG GCGTGAGTTTGGAGGATATATTGAAACCAGAGTTGATTATGCCATTGATTGAGACATTGCCACTGGAACAGGGCTTAGGTTCTTACTTACCTGAG GGTCAGTGGTCGCCTGAGGATATATTGGAGTTGCTGCAGAGTCCACCTTTTCGCCAACAAATGGATTCATTTGCTTAT GTACTTCGAACAGGACATATAGATTTGACTCGGTTTGGTATTGACCCAAGTAAAT ACAGGTTCACTGTATTGTCCTTTCTTGAGGCACTTGAGGATTCGGTTGCAAAGACGTCAGAGTCTGAGGAGTCGAGGCAAGACAACACGGATTTAAGATCTGAATCTTGTAATCGTAAGGATCCCATGGATGAGTCCAAGTAG
- the LOC137736076 gene encoding uncharacterized protein, with product MAEESSVNHEDETQHILSSNFSDVEVNTNQRLCSVLLNEFNYLPWSRAISLALGGKGKLGFVNGSVEAPDSTSPTYDAWLCKDQFVMSLLLNTMEKHVADICSYSNSSHDLWKALKDMYGNQNSYALVFQLKKDIASVQQEGKEFVQHLGSLKTMWNELDVYLLHTTDPTILLKRAQEDIIYQLLGSLSFEYEDLRSHILMSQELPTFNNVCATIQREKARKKVMNVEHNSRLTETRAYGLSYKNSKVKVYKGRNTQLKCKHCNGVGHVEEKCWELHPELKPKFSIDGKMIPRSSQQPHYKAQLANAHPPTTPQGSMEFTANPLSFINEFAAYLLSKGHGGALNGQGNEEGNHTTMLGQFTGFLAGNERVPRDEAPGIVKALFTSKL from the coding sequence ATGGCTGAAGAAAGTTCAGTGAACCATGAAGATGAGACCCAACATATTCTCTCCTCAAATTTCTCAGATGTTGAGGTTAACACCAATCAACGTCTGTGTTCAGTTCTATTGAACGAGTTCAATTACCTTCCTTGGTCTCGAGCAATTTCGCTAGCTCTCGGAGGCAAAGGAAAGTTGGGGTTTGtaaatggaagtgtggaagCTCCAGATAGTACTTCTCCCACATACGATGCATGGCTGTGCAAAGACCAATTTGTCATGTCCTTGCTGCTCAACACCATGGAGAAACATGTTGCCGATATTTGTAGCTACTCCAATTCCTCACATGATCTCTGGAAAGCCTTGAAGGatatgtatggaaatcaaaacagTTATGCACTTGTTTTCCAACTGAAGAAGGACATTGCTAGtgttcaacaagaagggaaaGAGTTTGTTCAACATCTTGGGAGCCTCAAAACcatgtggaatgagttggaTGTCTATCTCCTACACACCACAGACCCTACCATTCTCCTAAAACGAGCTCAGGAAGACATAATTTACCAGCTGCTAGGGAGTTTGAGCTTTGAGTACGAGGATCTAAGGAGTCACATCTTGATGAGTCAAGAACTGCCCACCTTCAACAATGTCTGTGCCACTATTCAACGAGAAAAAGCGAGGAAGAAGGTGATGAATGTTGAACACAACTCGAGATTGACTGAGACTCGTGCATATGGTTTAAGTTACAAGAACTCAAAGGTCAAAGTGTACAAGGGTAGAAATACACAACTAAAATGCAAACATTGCAATGGTGTTGGGCATGTGGAAGAAAAGTGTTGGGAACTCCATCCTGAACTCAAGCCTAAGTTTAGCATAGATGGAAAAATGATACCAAGGTCCTCTCAACAACCCCACTACAAGGCACAACTTGCTAATGCTCATCCTCCTACCACTCCACAAGGATCCATGGAGTTCACTGCAAATCCATTGTCATTTATCAATGAATTTGCAGCTTATCTACTAAGTAAGGGACACGGAGGAGCCTTAAATGGTCAAGGCAATGAAGAGGGCAATCACACAACTATGTTAGGACAGTTTACCGGCTTCCTTGCTGGAAATGAGAGAGTACCACGGGATGAAGCACCAGGTATAGTCAAAGCTTTGTTCACATCCAAACTTTGA